A region of the Candidatus Zixiibacteriota bacterium genome:
GGCCGAGGCCGTAATCACATACTCGTCCGAAAGGGCATAGAGCCCGCGATAGGCGCCCTGCGTCAAGACTTTTGACACCGTCGCGCCCGGCTTGGTGACTTCAAACGTCACCCCGAACTTGCCGACGTTGAAGGAGTCCGCCGGCATCGACGACGGGGGCTTCCCGAATTTGTTGTACTGGCTGGTCAGCGCCGCACTGGCCTTCTCCAATCCGGCTTCCGCTGCATACAGGGCATTGGTCGAATTCATCTCGTAACCGGCAATCTCCACCTCGGTCGTCGAGGTCATGATCGCATTGATGCCGAGTAGGGACAGCATCAACAGCAACGAGAGGAAGATGAGCGTCGTAAAGCCGCTCTGGTTCAGGTCACTTCTTCGCATATTTCCTCGCTTGTTACATTGTCAGATTGCGGACCATCGCGCTCGACCGCAGCGTGTCGTAGCGGAAGTCGCCGACAAACAAGTCGCTGCGTTCCGTGCGCGTGACCACCTCGATCAGCACCTCGCGCACGTAGCGGTCGACGGCGATCGTATCATAGACCGCGCCATTGGCCATCGTGTAACGGAACTGCAGGTCGCAAATGTTGTCGGCATAAATGACCGGGTCACCCCCGTTCTTCTCCATGACGAATTTCGGACTCAGCGTGTCGCTGGCGTCAATGTAGTACTTGTAGAAGTCAAGCATGTAAACCTTGGCATTCAGCGGATATGACTTCGACAGCGAGCCGGTGCTGTGCTGCAATTCGCCCGCGCCCTCGTCCACGTCGGTCACGTAGAAGTATTCGCCGCTGTCCTTGACCGCATCGTAGATGTAGGCCCACGTGTTCGGCTTGAAGCCGCTCAAGTCGGCATCCTCGCAGGTGACATCCGCCGTCGGCGAGGACATCGCAATCGAAAGCGACGCCGTACACAGCGGTTCGGCCATGAACACAATCGCGATCGTGTCCGGGTTGGCGTTCCAAGCGGTGAGACTGAGAATGCCCGGCTGCAGGCGGTAGCCGGCCTGCCGGATCTTTTCTACCAATTCATCGACGACCGCCCGCCCGTTTTGCTGCATCTCCGT
Encoded here:
- a CDS encoding prepilin-type N-terminal cleavage/methylation domain-containing protein, which codes for MMQLKYRIKRLRQQRGFTILEVLVAALIASFAVAAGMKVLINQNQNHIIQAGVTEMQQNGRAVVDELVEKIRQAGYRLQPGILSLTAWNANPDTIAIVFMAEPLCTASLSIAMSSPTADVTCEDADLSGFKPNTWAYIYDAVKDSGEYFYVTDVDEGAGELQHSTGSLSKSYPLNAKVYMLDFYKYYIDASDTLSPKFVMEKNGGDPVIYADNICDLQFRYTMANGAVYDTIAVDRYVREVLIEVVTRTERSDLFVGDFRYDTLRSSAMVRNLTM